One Streptomyces sp. ML-6 genomic region harbors:
- a CDS encoding VOC family protein has product MDITIHTSFLPHLDPDASLAFYRDVLGFEVRNDVGQGKMRWITVGPVDQPSTSILLAPPAADPGITEDERRTIAEMMAKGTYGWILLATRDLDGTFEKVQAGDTEVVQEPTEQPYGIRDCAFRDPAGNLVRIQEVR; this is encoded by the coding sequence ATGGACATCACCATTCACACCAGCTTCCTCCCGCACCTCGACCCGGACGCCTCCCTGGCCTTCTACCGCGACGTCCTCGGCTTCGAGGTCCGCAACGACGTCGGCCAGGGCAAGATGCGCTGGATCACGGTCGGCCCCGTCGACCAGCCCAGCACGTCCATCCTCCTGGCCCCGCCGGCCGCCGACCCGGGGATCACCGAGGACGAGCGCCGCACCATCGCCGAGATGATGGCCAAGGGCACCTATGGCTGGATCCTGCTCGCCACCCGGGACCTCGACGGCACCTTCGAAAAGGTGCAGGCCGGTGACACCGAGGTCGTCCAGGAACCGACCGAGCAGCCGTACGGCATCCGCGACTGCGCCTTCCGCGACCCGGCGGGCAACCTGGTCCGCATCCAGGAAGTCCGCTGA
- a CDS encoding helix-turn-helix transcriptional regulator codes for MKLVGKLVAIFRRAAGLTQAQLASMAGHQVETIASIEQGRRALLPGLAATLDELLDTKGALAEAVDNLPEVDLIPVWAEEYLELELEALALSWYDNQVMPGLLQTERYAQAVFRNRVPAFSEEEVALQTKIRLKRQEILHRPSPPTISFVVWEPVLKLQLTDDEGHVEQLRHLRACAELPGVCLQVLPLNHRTHAGLDGPFILLETPDFQRVAYSETQRGSMLVSDPDGISILAQKYAMLRAQALTPEDTLGLLDRLLGEQ; via the coding sequence ATGAAGCTCGTGGGGAAACTGGTCGCCATCTTCCGCAGGGCGGCCGGTCTGACACAGGCTCAACTCGCCTCCATGGCAGGACACCAGGTGGAGACGATCGCCTCCATCGAGCAGGGCAGACGGGCGCTGCTGCCCGGCCTGGCCGCCACCCTGGACGAACTGCTGGACACCAAGGGCGCGTTGGCGGAGGCGGTGGACAACCTGCCGGAGGTCGACCTGATCCCGGTGTGGGCGGAGGAGTACCTGGAACTGGAGTTGGAGGCGCTGGCGCTGTCCTGGTACGACAACCAGGTCATGCCGGGCCTCCTCCAGACGGAACGCTACGCACAGGCGGTGTTCCGCAACCGGGTCCCGGCTTTCAGCGAGGAGGAGGTCGCGCTCCAGACGAAGATCCGGCTGAAGCGCCAGGAGATCCTGCACCGCCCCTCGCCCCCGACCATCAGCTTCGTCGTCTGGGAGCCGGTCCTGAAACTCCAGCTCACCGACGACGAAGGGCATGTGGAGCAGCTGAGGCACCTGCGGGCCTGCGCCGAACTCCCCGGCGTCTGTCTCCAGGTCCTGCCCCTCAACCACCGGACCCACGCAGGACTGGACGGCCCCTTCATCCTGCTGGAGACCCCGGACTTCCAGCGCGTGGCCTATTCCGAGACACAACGCGGCAGCATGCTCGTCTCCGACCCCGACGGAATCAGCATCCTCGCCCAGAAATATGCGATGCTGCGAGCCCAGGCCCTCACCCCCGAAGACACGCTGGGCCTACTGGACCGTCTGCTGGGAGAGCAATGA
- a CDS encoding choice-of-anchor A family protein — MRITATAAAAALGGALVLGLTVAPAAQAAPADSAGCATDAFGIAGKYGEFVLGDDVHTPDAEGAVAVGGNADFRGGFSVANELSAAEVDALPGRASLVVRGDLRNDNSVTAVMKGNAVVGGEIRDRALEMHAGSVSKNAGLIDFDAEFGKLRAYSTALGEEPATDGTRVTPSGNRLTLEGSNTSRNIFKVTTDQLEKAKEVFLKVPAGATAVVNVSGRDYDMAGAGTTGFFLSGGQDYVLDDKLQSASGGKVRARLLWNFPDARTVTKHSSAAWPGSILAPNAHLELGSGAPVNGSVWVASLHGTGGAETHHFPFSGCLPETGGPKPSTTPPTPTDTPSTTPPTGTATPTGTATPSASVTPSTDTSGSATPTAPAPSDSAAPGKKDGDLASTGSSGTIPLIIGTVVVLAAGAGLVLAARRRSKRA, encoded by the coding sequence ATGCGCATAACCGCAACCGCCGCAGCCGCCGCGCTCGGTGGAGCCCTCGTCCTCGGTCTGACCGTCGCCCCGGCCGCGCAGGCCGCCCCGGCCGACTCGGCCGGATGTGCCACCGACGCCTTCGGAATCGCCGGGAAGTACGGCGAGTTCGTCCTCGGTGACGACGTCCACACCCCCGACGCGGAGGGCGCGGTGGCCGTCGGCGGCAACGCCGACTTCCGCGGCGGCTTCAGCGTCGCCAACGAGCTCTCCGCCGCGGAGGTCGACGCCCTGCCCGGCCGCGCCTCCCTCGTCGTCCGCGGCGACCTCCGCAACGACAACTCCGTCACCGCGGTGATGAAGGGCAACGCGGTCGTCGGCGGCGAGATCCGCGACCGCGCCCTCGAAATGCACGCGGGCAGCGTCAGCAAGAACGCCGGACTCATCGACTTCGACGCCGAGTTCGGCAAGCTCCGCGCCTACTCCACCGCCCTGGGCGAGGAACCGGCCACGGACGGCACCCGGGTGACGCCGAGCGGCAACCGCCTCACCCTGGAGGGCTCCAACACCTCCCGCAACATCTTCAAGGTGACGACCGACCAGCTGGAGAAGGCCAAGGAGGTCTTCCTCAAGGTCCCCGCGGGCGCCACCGCGGTCGTCAACGTCAGCGGCCGGGACTACGACATGGCCGGAGCCGGCACCACCGGCTTCTTCCTCTCCGGCGGCCAGGACTACGTACTGGACGACAAGCTCCAGAGCGCCTCCGGCGGCAAGGTCCGCGCCCGCCTCCTGTGGAACTTCCCCGACGCCCGCACCGTCACCAAGCACAGCTCCGCCGCCTGGCCCGGCAGCATCCTGGCCCCCAACGCCCACCTGGAACTCGGCAGCGGCGCACCGGTCAACGGCTCGGTCTGGGTCGCCTCGCTGCACGGCACCGGCGGCGCCGAGACCCACCACTTCCCCTTCAGCGGCTGCCTCCCCGAGACCGGCGGACCCAAGCCCTCCACCACCCCGCCCACCCCCACCGACACTCCGTCGACCACGCCCCCCACCGGCACCGCCACGCCCACCGGCACCGCCACCCCGTCGGCGAGCGTCACCCCGTCCACGGACACGTCCGGGTCCGCCACGCCCACCGCCCCGGCCCCCTCCGACAGCGCCGCCCCCGGCAAGAAGGACGGCGACCTCGCCTCCACCGGCAGCAGCGGCACCATCCCGCTGATCATCGGCACCGTCGTGGTGCTCGCCGCGGGCGCCGGCCTCGTCCTCGCGGCCCGTCGCCGCTCCAAGCGGGCCTGA
- a CDS encoding DUF4232 domain-containing protein: MRSNSRFRTAALAATALLAALSLTACGDTDGNADKPGAAAPAGNTASPEAGKDTEGTGTEDQARNASSTSGGKGEDTAGAKNSTGSEAGRKSNTSNTGSTGNTNSPVTCTGDNTKVTVSKVSRPINHLLLTATNTGSRPCYAYNAPALRFDDAQSVFPVLRSSVPQSVVTLEPGQSAYAGIGLFGESDGKDLYEGTDLTVYFTPRNNSGSTGSPTELKLPAGTHWGNNGFVTYWQSDMADALTY, encoded by the coding sequence ATGCGCAGCAACAGCCGCTTCCGCACCGCCGCCCTCGCCGCCACCGCCCTCCTGGCCGCCCTCTCGCTCACCGCCTGCGGTGACACCGACGGGAACGCCGACAAGCCGGGCGCGGCGGCCCCGGCGGGCAACACCGCCTCCCCCGAGGCCGGCAAGGACACCGAAGGGACCGGCACCGAGGACCAGGCCCGGAACGCGTCCTCCACCTCCGGGGGCAAGGGCGAGGACACCGCCGGCGCCAAGAACTCCACCGGCTCCGAAGCCGGCCGGAAGAGCAACACCAGCAACACCGGCAGCACGGGGAACACCAACTCCCCCGTCACCTGCACCGGTGACAACACCAAGGTCACCGTCAGCAAGGTGAGCCGCCCCATCAACCACCTGCTGCTCACCGCGACCAACACGGGCTCCCGCCCCTGCTACGCGTACAACGCCCCGGCGCTCCGCTTCGACGACGCCCAGTCCGTCTTCCCGGTCCTCCGGAGCAGCGTCCCGCAGTCCGTGGTCACCCTGGAACCGGGCCAGTCCGCCTACGCCGGCATCGGCCTGTTCGGCGAGTCCGACGGGAAGGACCTGTACGAGGGCACGGACCTCACGGTGTACTTCACCCCCCGGAACAACTCGGGCTCCACGGGCTCCCCCACCGAGCTGAAGCTCCCCGCCGGCACCCACTGGGGCAACAACGGTTTCGTCACCTACTGGCAGAGCGACATGGCCGACGCCCTCACCTACTGA
- a CDS encoding helix-turn-helix transcriptional regulator produces MCRPAWGNARAEAQRLNDLVLLRRVRDRIDREYAQPLNVEALARGANMSAGHLSRQFRLAYGESPYSYLMTRRIERAAALLRRGDLSVTEVCFEVGCSSLGTFSTRFTELVGMSPSTYRRRALDGAAGMPPCVSKQVTRPVRNQEAPVVEGHITS; encoded by the coding sequence ATGTGCCGGCCCGCGTGGGGAAACGCCCGTGCCGAGGCGCAGCGCCTGAACGACCTCGTGCTGCTGCGCCGGGTCCGCGACCGGATCGACCGGGAGTACGCGCAACCGCTGAACGTCGAGGCGCTCGCCCGCGGCGCGAACATGTCCGCCGGGCACCTCAGCCGCCAATTCCGGCTCGCCTACGGCGAGTCGCCGTACTCGTACCTGATGACGCGGCGCATCGAGCGCGCGGCGGCGCTGCTGCGGCGCGGCGACCTCAGCGTCACCGAGGTCTGCTTCGAGGTCGGCTGCTCGTCGCTGGGCACCTTCAGCACCCGCTTCACCGAGCTCGTCGGCATGTCCCCCAGCACCTACCGGCGCCGTGCGCTGGACGGTGCGGCGGGGATGCCGCCGTGCGTGTCCAAACAGGTGACGAGACCGGTCAGGAATCAAGAAGCACCGGTCGTGGAGGGGCACATAACGTCATGA
- a CDS encoding DUF397 domain-containing protein → MSTALEWFKSSYSGSEGGACLEVAYEWRKSSYSADEGGQCLEVGYNWQKSSHSGDEGGACVEVAAHTAAVHIRDSKNPDGPTLTVAPATWTAFAGFAADRRTA, encoded by the coding sequence ATGAGCACCGCACTTGAGTGGTTCAAGTCCAGCTACAGCGGCAGCGAAGGCGGCGCCTGCCTCGAAGTCGCCTACGAATGGCGCAAGTCGAGCTACAGCGCCGACGAGGGCGGGCAGTGCCTGGAGGTCGGCTACAACTGGCAGAAGTCGAGCCACAGCGGCGACGAGGGCGGCGCCTGCGTCGAGGTCGCCGCGCACACCGCCGCCGTTCACATCCGTGACTCCAAGAACCCCGACGGCCCCACCCTCACCGTCGCCCCCGCCACCTGGACGGCCTTCGCCGGTTTCGCCGCCGACCGGCGCACCGCCTGA
- a CDS encoding helix-turn-helix transcriptional regulator, giving the protein MATPEAREFAALLKELKDRSGRSYGVLAGRLHVSTSTLHRYCNGDAVPNEYAPVERLARLCGAGPDELVELHRRWILADAARRRPAVSPEAVPPPAAVSVPEPVPVVPVAESAAAPAPAPAPAPEPGPETEPVTTPAPESGSESNADASSGSDAVTGGAGRPRPRRFWSSPRTRVLLATAAVVALTVPTTVLVNKFSGSDPGDKGAGVETTDVYEGASALSDEKPGASRTPGATKSSGSPSASGSPTASASSGKGRAESAEAGGAGMGGGGGGKADGGVPLTATISSYNWDDPCDQFYVLDQEPDDVPPPPPSQERRSWARALGGVDGGRMKLEITVQGKSGQAVVLNGMHVRTLSRKAPLPWSAYSMGEGCGSGVTPQTFDIDLDDNRPTLTPVAGHRGDEQVPPKDFPFRVSSSDVEVFDLDAHVEGHDVSWYLELEWSSGGRQGTLRIDDHGKPFRTSSIKTRPMYIYWHDTAQWKPPEIPIE; this is encoded by the coding sequence GTGGCGACGCCGGAGGCCAGGGAGTTCGCAGCTCTGTTGAAGGAGCTGAAGGACCGTTCGGGGCGCAGCTATGGGGTCCTGGCAGGCAGACTCCACGTCAGCACGTCCACGTTGCACCGCTACTGCAACGGCGATGCCGTGCCCAACGAGTACGCCCCGGTGGAACGGCTGGCGCGGCTGTGCGGGGCGGGGCCGGACGAGCTGGTGGAGCTGCACCGGCGGTGGATCCTGGCGGACGCGGCCCGCAGACGTCCCGCGGTCAGTCCGGAGGCCGTTCCTCCGCCCGCGGCCGTCTCCGTTCCCGAGCCGGTTCCTGTTGTTCCTGTTGCCGAGTCCGCTGCTGCGCCTGCGCCTGCGCCTGCGCCTGCTCCGGAACCCGGCCCGGAAACCGAACCGGTCACGACCCCCGCCCCCGAATCCGGATCCGAATCCAACGCCGATGCCAGCTCCGGTTCCGACGCCGTGACCGGCGGGGCGGGCCGGCCCCGGCCCCGGAGGTTCTGGTCCTCGCCCCGGACGCGCGTCCTGCTCGCGACCGCGGCCGTCGTCGCGCTCACCGTGCCCACCACGGTCCTCGTCAACAAGTTCTCCGGTTCGGACCCCGGTGACAAGGGCGCCGGGGTGGAGACGACCGACGTGTACGAGGGCGCGTCCGCGCTCTCGGACGAGAAGCCCGGCGCCTCACGGACGCCGGGCGCGACCAAGTCCTCGGGCAGCCCTTCCGCGTCCGGCAGCCCCACGGCGTCCGCGTCGTCCGGGAAGGGCCGCGCCGAGTCCGCCGAGGCCGGGGGCGCGGGCATGGGCGGGGGCGGGGGCGGGAAGGCCGACGGCGGCGTGCCGCTGACCGCCACCATCAGCTCGTACAACTGGGACGACCCCTGCGACCAGTTCTACGTGCTGGACCAGGAACCCGACGACGTTCCCCCGCCGCCCCCGTCACAGGAACGCCGCAGCTGGGCGCGGGCGCTGGGCGGGGTGGACGGCGGGCGCATGAAGCTGGAGATCACCGTGCAGGGGAAGTCCGGCCAGGCCGTCGTGCTGAACGGCATGCATGTGCGGACGCTGTCCCGGAAGGCGCCGCTGCCGTGGTCGGCGTACTCGATGGGGGAGGGCTGCGGGAGCGGGGTCACGCCGCAGACCTTCGACATCGACCTCGACGACAACCGGCCGACGCTCACCCCGGTGGCGGGACACCGGGGGGACGAGCAGGTGCCGCCGAAGGACTTCCCGTTCCGGGTGTCCTCCTCCGACGTGGAGGTGTTCGACCTGGACGCGCACGTCGAGGGGCACGACGTCAGCTGGTACCTGGAGCTGGAGTGGAGCAGCGGGGGCCGCCAGGGGACGCTGCGCATCGACGACCACGGGAAGCCGTTCCGCACCAGCAGCATCAAGACCCGGCCGATGTACATCTACTGGCACGACACGGCCCAGTGGAAGCCCCCCGAGATCCCCATCGAGTAG
- a CDS encoding 1,4-alpha-glucan branching protein, producing the protein MAVIHRTTLTPTKLELLATWLPAQPWYRGTPGQRPELARTGGFRLDDPEGEVGIEFMAVTDTSGAEPVTYQVPFTYRGAPLAGADEALIGTSEHGVLGHRWVYDGTRDPVLVAQLFALLVGEAEPQMQSTSDTPDPSVTARFAEPDVRAELSSTTATDDPTGTDILVTPASGGRRLTLRVNRVLRPGQEADAEALGDVTADAPLPDGTPARTAFVVVHAQP; encoded by the coding sequence ATGGCTGTCATCCACCGCACCACCCTGACGCCCACCAAGCTGGAACTCCTCGCCACCTGGCTGCCCGCCCAGCCCTGGTACCGGGGCACGCCGGGGCAGCGGCCCGAACTGGCCAGGACCGGCGGGTTCCGGCTGGACGACCCGGAGGGCGAGGTCGGGATCGAGTTCATGGCGGTCACCGACACGTCGGGGGCCGAGCCGGTCACGTACCAGGTGCCGTTCACCTACCGGGGCGCCCCGCTCGCGGGCGCCGACGAGGCGCTCATCGGCACGTCCGAGCACGGGGTGCTGGGCCACCGGTGGGTGTACGACGGAACGCGCGACCCGGTCCTCGTCGCCCAGCTGTTCGCGCTGCTCGTCGGCGAGGCCGAGCCGCAGATGCAGAGCACGAGCGACACCCCCGACCCCTCCGTCACCGCCCGGTTCGCCGAGCCGGACGTCAGGGCGGAGCTCTCGTCCACGACCGCCACCGACGACCCGACCGGCACCGACATCCTGGTCACGCCGGCATCCGGCGGACGTCGGCTGACCCTTCGTGTCAACCGGGTCCTCCGGCCCGGCCAGGAGGCCGACGCGGAGGCGCTCGGCGACGTCACCGCGGACGCGCCGCTGCCGGACGGCACCCCGGCTCGTACCGCGTTCGTCGTCGTCCACGCACAGCCGTAA
- a CDS encoding DUF4253 domain-containing protein, with product MATLPNPLPSLAASGLQLPPGSLVDTTLDGTWHEPLLWCADEPATHGAWRALRTAGRTVGLLPVLIDGGRRDQWPAEWDLTPDSTSYPGDHDAEEVLAGYWNGNAPEEIDPAGRDWPGLAPVPAAEGQDAPDDLAAAIAEECVGPQGWFPGSRMALVPARRSADIPAAIGWSGPLNFEEDTARLCAVLRSWEDRFGIRVVMLGFDTLTLSVSRPPTTLAEARAVAAEHYAFCPDNIDQSPPHDLDVYAEKQVLGQEIWSFWWD from the coding sequence ATGGCGACGCTTCCCAACCCGCTCCCGTCCCTGGCCGCATCGGGACTCCAACTCCCGCCCGGCTCACTGGTGGACACCACGCTCGACGGCACCTGGCACGAACCGCTGCTCTGGTGCGCCGACGAGCCCGCGACCCACGGGGCGTGGCGCGCGCTGCGCACCGCCGGACGGACGGTCGGGCTGCTTCCCGTACTGATCGACGGCGGCAGACGCGACCAGTGGCCCGCCGAGTGGGACCTGACCCCGGACAGCACGTCGTACCCCGGCGACCACGACGCCGAGGAGGTGCTTGCCGGGTACTGGAACGGCAACGCGCCCGAGGAGATCGACCCCGCCGGGAGAGACTGGCCCGGCCTGGCCCCCGTCCCGGCCGCCGAGGGGCAGGACGCCCCCGACGACCTGGCGGCCGCGATCGCCGAGGAGTGCGTCGGCCCGCAGGGCTGGTTCCCCGGCTCACGGATGGCGCTCGTCCCGGCCCGGCGCAGCGCGGACATACCGGCGGCCATCGGCTGGTCGGGCCCGCTCAACTTCGAGGAGGACACCGCCAGGCTCTGCGCCGTGCTCCGCTCCTGGGAGGACCGCTTCGGCATCCGGGTCGTGATGCTGGGCTTCGACACCCTGACCCTCTCGGTCTCCCGCCCGCCCACCACCCTCGCGGAGGCCCGCGCAGTCGCCGCCGAGCACTACGCGTTCTGCCCGGACAACATCGACCAGAGCCCGCCGCACGACCTGGACGTCTACGCGGAGAAGCAGGTCCTCGGCCAGGAGATCTGGTCGTTCTGGTGGGACTGA
- a CDS encoding HEAT repeat domain-containing protein codes for MAMFVHLTPSANAARVRRSGIRAESHGRAPSLPRGVYCFPVLPSYTLTHQWLRELARRGGPRGLVAVHVRLPDDEPVTVGRYHRDPLTTTAADAVRRVAAVPDPRGWEVFVPRAVSRREVHRIRAVSQVTGWRYFPDANGKAPCTCFGCRVRGEYGSQRLRQRRPHPLDGPAPASAVLLRQIAAAGTPGDPEQLVQTLHWFGMRRRGPADQLAHLADHPDPKVRRALVWAVGKWPSRGVTELLDRLSRDPDGEVREVVEWVLTEYRS; via the coding sequence ATGGCGATGTTCGTGCACCTGACACCCTCGGCGAACGCGGCGCGCGTCCGCCGTTCCGGCATACGGGCCGAGAGTCACGGCCGCGCGCCGTCGCTGCCCCGGGGCGTCTACTGCTTCCCCGTGCTCCCCTCGTACACCCTCACCCACCAGTGGCTGCGCGAACTGGCCCGGCGCGGCGGCCCGCGCGGGCTCGTCGCCGTACACGTCCGGCTGCCGGACGACGAACCCGTCACCGTGGGCCGCTACCACCGCGACCCCCTGACCACCACGGCCGCCGACGCCGTACGCCGGGTCGCGGCCGTGCCCGACCCCCGCGGCTGGGAGGTGTTCGTCCCCCGCGCGGTCTCCAGGCGCGAGGTGCACCGCATCCGCGCCGTCAGCCAGGTCACCGGCTGGCGGTACTTCCCCGACGCGAACGGCAAGGCGCCCTGCACCTGCTTCGGCTGCCGGGTGCGCGGCGAGTACGGATCGCAACGCCTGCGACAGCGCCGGCCCCACCCCCTCGACGGCCCCGCCCCCGCGAGCGCGGTCCTCCTCCGGCAGATCGCCGCGGCGGGCACCCCCGGCGACCCCGAACAGCTCGTCCAGACCCTCCACTGGTTCGGCATGCGCCGCCGCGGACCGGCCGACCAGCTGGCCCACCTCGCGGACCATCCGGACCCGAAGGTGCGCAGGGCCCTCGTATGGGCCGTCGGGAAATGGCCGTCCCGAGGCGTCACGGAACTCCTCGACCGCCTCTCCCGGGACCCCGACGGGGAGGTCCGGGAGGTCGTCGAATGGGTGCTGACCGAGTACCGGTCCTGA
- a CDS encoding glyoxalase: protein MNFIESVTLDVADPEAAARFCSTAFGLDTQIRLRASQEPSTGFRGFTMALTVSGPSAVESLVATALEAGATQLKPVTKSFWGHGGVVRAPDGTIWKVATSAKKDPGPTTREINEIVLLLGVADVAASKRFYVGRGLAVAKSFGRVYAEFASGESPVKLALYRRRALAKDVGVSPEGTGSHRVALVGGTESFTDPDGFAWEAAVPAPTA, encoded by the coding sequence ATGAACTTCATCGAATCCGTGACCCTCGACGTGGCCGACCCCGAGGCCGCCGCCCGCTTCTGCTCCACCGCCTTCGGTCTGGACACGCAGATACGTCTGCGGGCCTCGCAGGAGCCCAGTACCGGCTTCCGCGGTTTCACGATGGCGCTCACGGTCTCCGGGCCGTCCGCCGTCGAGAGCCTCGTCGCCACCGCCCTCGAAGCCGGCGCCACGCAACTGAAGCCCGTCACGAAGTCGTTCTGGGGCCACGGCGGTGTCGTGCGAGCCCCGGACGGGACGATCTGGAAGGTCGCGACCTCCGCGAAGAAGGACCCCGGCCCCACCACCCGCGAGATCAACGAGATCGTGCTCCTGCTGGGGGTGGCGGACGTGGCCGCGAGCAAGCGGTTCTACGTGGGGCGGGGCCTCGCCGTGGCGAAGAGCTTCGGCCGCGTGTACGCGGAGTTCGCCTCCGGGGAGAGCCCGGTCAAGCTGGCGCTGTACCGGCGCCGCGCCCTCGCCAAGGACGTCGGCGTCTCCCCCGAGGGCACCGGCTCGCACCGCGTCGCGCTCGTCGGCGGCACCGAGTCCTTCACCGATCCCGACGGGTTCGCCTGGGAGGCCGCGGTACCGGCCCCCACGGCGTGA
- a CDS encoding transglycosylase domain-containing protein yields MARRPNRPIRASRRRGFGIDYPRRGKRTWRRWIPSWRQVLSLVVLGFAALTGLFAAVYESVDIPDEKTEARRQGTVYYWADGSQLVSVGSVNRQNVTLADIPDSVENAVIAAENETFYSDPGVSATGIARAVVSMVSGGETQGGSTITQQYVKNTYLSQEQSATRKFKEFFISLKLNNKKKKGEILQGYLNTSWFGRGAYGIQAAAHAYYGIPAKDLDPSQAALLAALLKGAEQYDPAGSGGNHERAVDRWAWILDRQVETGTMTKAERATYRKFPEPKPATKSTSLGGQTGYLVDIANKYIKKRTGLTDKDLFRGGYRVHTTFDKARVEQLERAVRSVRERDLDPEKRPEDKYVEVGAASVRSDGAVVAVYGGADAVTHFANNADTSGVPVGSAFKPFVLAAALQHGDGITLDSGYDSTGRLIKDGPYAVSPASPGAGPDPLMVTAPTPLRDALINSANATFVMLGKEIGLKKVKELAMSAGLHEQSLARLDKSFPLGTSTPSAVRMADAYTAFSNDGMRAEPYSVTRMTRDGETVEGFGKPEPQRAMDASVANDMNRTMRLMAWTRLSKDGKLTALADPGFGDDLAAAGTGKDDRMKSAWFIGHNKGLTTAVTMFRNKPGTPQLLGMQGVGGPDSERGNVFPLRIWNAYVTGK; encoded by the coding sequence ATGGCCCGACGCCCCAACCGCCCGATACGCGCGAGCCGTCGTCGCGGATTCGGCATCGACTACCCCCGCCGGGGAAAACGCACCTGGCGCCGCTGGATTCCTTCGTGGCGGCAGGTGCTGAGCCTGGTCGTGCTCGGATTCGCCGCGCTGACCGGCCTGTTCGCCGCGGTGTACGAGTCCGTCGACATCCCCGACGAGAAGACCGAGGCGCGCAGACAGGGCACCGTCTACTACTGGGCGGACGGCAGCCAGTTGGTGAGCGTGGGCTCGGTCAACCGGCAGAACGTCACCCTCGCCGACATACCCGACTCGGTGGAGAACGCGGTCATCGCCGCCGAGAACGAGACCTTCTACTCCGACCCGGGGGTATCGGCGACGGGAATCGCCCGCGCGGTCGTGAGCATGGTCTCGGGCGGTGAGACCCAGGGCGGCTCCACCATCACCCAGCAGTACGTGAAGAACACCTATCTCAGCCAGGAGCAGTCGGCCACCCGGAAGTTCAAGGAATTCTTCATCTCGCTGAAGCTGAACAACAAGAAGAAGAAGGGGGAGATCCTCCAGGGGTATCTGAACACCAGCTGGTTCGGCCGCGGCGCCTACGGCATCCAGGCGGCGGCGCACGCGTACTACGGAATCCCCGCGAAGGACCTCGACCCCAGCCAGGCGGCACTGCTCGCGGCCCTGCTCAAGGGGGCGGAGCAGTACGACCCCGCAGGCAGCGGGGGCAACCACGAACGCGCCGTCGACCGCTGGGCGTGGATCCTCGACCGGCAGGTGGAGACCGGCACGATGACGAAGGCCGAGCGGGCCACGTACCGGAAGTTCCCCGAGCCGAAGCCGGCCACCAAGTCGACCAGCCTCGGCGGCCAGACCGGCTATCTCGTCGACATCGCCAACAAGTACATCAAGAAGCGCACGGGCCTCACCGACAAGGACCTCTTCCGGGGCGGCTACCGGGTGCACACCACCTTCGACAAGGCCAGGGTGGAGCAGCTGGAACGGGCCGTGCGGAGCGTGCGCGAGCGCGACCTCGACCCCGAGAAGCGCCCCGAGGACAAGTACGTCGAGGTCGGCGCCGCCTCCGTGCGGTCCGACGGGGCCGTGGTCGCGGTGTACGGCGGAGCCGACGCGGTCACCCACTTCGCCAACAACGCCGACACCTCCGGCGTCCCCGTCGGCTCGGCCTTCAAGCCCTTCGTCCTGGCGGCGGCCCTTCAGCACGGCGACGGGATCACCCTGGACAGCGGCTACGACAGCACGGGACGACTGATCAAGGACGGCCCGTATGCGGTGTCCCCCGCCTCGCCGGGTGCCGGCCCCGACCCGCTGATGGTCACGGCGCCGACGCCCCTGCGCGATGCGCTGATCAACTCGGCCAACGCGACCTTCGTGATGCTCGGCAAGGAAATCGGACTGAAGAAGGTGAAAGAACTGGCGATGTCGGCCGGACTGCACGAGCAGAGCCTGGCCCGCCTGGACAAGTCCTTCCCCCTCGGCACGTCCACACCGAGCGCGGTCAGGATGGCGGACGCGTACACCGCTTTCAGCAACGACGGCATGCGGGCCGAGCCCTACTCGGTGACCAGGATGACCCGGGACGGCGAGACGGTCGAGGGCTTCGGGAAGCCCGAACCGCAGCGCGCGATGGACGCCTCGGTGGCCAACGACATGAACCGCACCATGAGGCTGATGGCCTGGACGCGGCTGAGCAAGGACGGAAAGCTCACCGCGCTCGCCGACCCCGGGTTCGGCGACGACCTCGCGGCGGCCGGGACCGGCAAGGACGACCGGATGAAGTCGGCCTGGTTCATCGGCCACAACAAAGGACTGACCACCGCCGTCACGATGTTCCGCAACAAGCCGGGCACCCCGCAACTGCTGGGAATGCAGGGCGTGGGCGGACCCGATTCGGAGCGCGGCAATGTCTTCCCGCTCCGGATCTGGAACGCCTACGTCACGGGAAAGTAG